One genomic segment of Candidatus Bathyarchaeota archaeon includes these proteins:
- a CDS encoding indole-3-glycerol-phosphate synthase has protein sequence MSDFMDTLALDAKKTVTSGYYQTALTAQQKPLSLKQAIQQCSGNAVITEIKSASPSLGTIRTEINPKEVAKTMQQAGAVGISVLTEPKHFNGSLNTLLQAREAANLPILMKDIIISPVQLETAVKIGANAALLIMGVFERGYGEKTLENMIALAHELGLEVLLEAHNQEEFNRAVKTEADLVGINNRDLSTLKIDLTTTQQILKKGKYYKTVVSESGIKTPADLQFIRSCGADAFLIGSSIMLTEDIESKIREFVEA, from the coding sequence ATGAGTGATTTCATGGACACTTTGGCGTTGGATGCCAAAAAAACAGTTACAAGCGGGTACTACCAAACCGCTCTGACGGCACAACAAAAACCCCTCAGCCTAAAACAAGCAATCCAGCAATGTAGCGGCAACGCTGTTATCACCGAAATTAAATCAGCATCCCCCTCACTTGGAACTATCAGAACAGAAATTAATCCCAAAGAAGTTGCGAAAACAATGCAACAAGCTGGTGCGGTGGGCATTTCAGTTTTAACTGAACCCAAACACTTCAATGGCTCCCTAAACACGCTCCTCCAAGCCAGAGAAGCCGCAAATTTGCCAATACTCATGAAAGACATAATCATTAGTCCCGTTCAGCTGGAAACAGCAGTAAAAATAGGCGCGAATGCGGCTCTTTTGATTATGGGAGTCTTTGAAAGGGGTTATGGAGAAAAAACGCTGGAGAATATGATAGCGTTGGCTCATGAGTTGGGTTTGGAGGTTTTGCTGGAAGCTCACAACCAAGAAGAGTTCAATCGCGCAGTAAAAACCGAGGCAGACTTAGTGGGTATAAACAATCGAGACCTTTCCACCTTAAAAATTGACTTAACCACTACTCAGCAAATCCTAAAAAAAGGCAAATATTACAAAACAGTTGTAAGCGAGAGCGGCATAAAAACCCCTGCTGACTTGCAGTTCATCCGTAGCTGCGGCGCGGATGCGTTCCTGATTGGCTCCAGCATCATGTTAACAGAAGATATTGAATCGAAAATTAGGGAGTTTGTAGAAGCATGA
- a CDS encoding divalent-cation tolerance protein CutA: MDKAVIILTTTQNKTEAEKIANTLLEQRLIACANITAVSSRYWWNQKIECSEECLVIMKSRQELFERVVEQVKLLHSYEVPEVLALPVLAGSADYLAWIFDTLSSNVRFCTDKP; encoded by the coding sequence ATGGACAAAGCAGTTATCATTCTAACAACTACCCAAAACAAGACAGAAGCAGAAAAAATCGCAAACACGCTTCTTGAGCAACGCCTGATTGCCTGTGCAAACATCACCGCGGTTAGTAGTCGTTACTGGTGGAATCAAAAAATTGAGTGTTCAGAGGAGTGTTTGGTGATTATGAAGTCACGTCAGGAACTTTTTGAGAGAGTAGTTGAGCAGGTTAAGTTGTTGCATAGTTATGAGGTGCCTGAGGTGTTGGCGTTGCCTGTTTTGGCGGGTTCTGCGGATTATTTGGCGTGGATATTTGATACACTAAGCAGTAATGTACGCTTTTGTACAGATAAGCCTTAA
- the trpE gene encoding anthranilate synthase component I — protein sequence MFTQIQKHTHTAYLLESIQGPQKIAQYSFIGFNPHLTITAKNGQATTTNHKTKKTTQQKTQNPLKILQKHLKTHQTPSRDFRFIGGAVGYISYDMIRYFENLPKNSKAADFGFPDLEMGIFDDGLVFDHIQNQTFYYYYDENRLSEVETLLKKTSNIEPLTFTEPKVNQSKEHFEQAVEKAKEYISRGDIFQVVLSKQFQFQLKGDLTAFYQALRGINPSPYMYHLKFGERQIVGSSPEMLIRVDNRNVETFPIAGTRPIDQTPKETERLAEELLADPKECAEHVMLVDLARNDLGRISKFGSITVPEFMKVHQYSHVQHIVSQVVGELQDNLESFDALQAVFPAGTVSGAPKVRAMQIIDELEPCSRGPYAGAVGYFSYNGNADFAISIRTLFAKGEHAYVQAGAGIVADSVPQMEWLETEHKAQALLKALPLAAEKRKLKVLIIDNYDSFVYNLVQYIGELGAETIVYRNDQINIEQLTKLQPDRIVISPGPGNPEDTRYFGVCTQILQGMSKKIPTLGVCLGHQGIIHAYGGKIISAKKLMHGKTCQIKHDQKGIFTNVTNPFTATRYHSLAGERCTIPDCIQITAEAVDDGEIMGVRHREYPIYGVQFHPESILCPGGKQIIKNFLEGKLP from the coding sequence ATTTTCACCCAAATCCAAAAACACACCCACACAGCATACCTTCTCGAATCCATCCAAGGACCACAAAAAATCGCCCAATACTCATTTATCGGCTTTAACCCTCACCTAACCATCACAGCAAAAAACGGGCAAGCCACCACCACAAACCACAAAACCAAAAAAACCACTCAACAAAAAACCCAAAACCCCCTAAAAATCTTGCAAAAACACCTCAAAACCCACCAAACCCCAAGCAGGGACTTCCGTTTTATTGGTGGAGCGGTTGGCTACATTTCTTATGATATGATTAGGTATTTTGAGAATTTACCTAAAAATTCTAAGGCTGCTGATTTTGGTTTTCCTGATTTAGAGATGGGAATTTTTGATGATGGATTAGTGTTTGACCACATCCAAAACCAAACCTTCTACTATTACTATGACGAAAACAGGCTCAGCGAAGTTGAAACACTCCTCAAAAAAACCTCCAACATTGAACCCCTCACATTTACCGAACCCAAAGTTAACCAGTCAAAAGAGCATTTTGAGCAAGCCGTAGAAAAAGCCAAAGAATACATCTCACGCGGCGACATTTTCCAAGTGGTTCTCTCCAAGCAGTTCCAGTTCCAACTAAAAGGTGACCTAACCGCGTTTTACCAAGCCCTCCGAGGCATCAACCCTTCACCCTACATGTACCACCTCAAATTCGGCGAGCGCCAAATCGTAGGTTCCAGCCCCGAAATGCTCATCCGCGTAGACAACCGCAACGTGGAAACCTTCCCAATCGCAGGCACCCGACCCATCGACCAAACACCCAAAGAAACAGAGCGATTAGCTGAGGAGTTACTTGCTGACCCCAAAGAATGTGCTGAGCATGTGATGCTGGTGGATTTAGCGCGAAACGATTTAGGTAGAATCAGCAAGTTTGGAAGCATAACTGTGCCTGAGTTCATGAAGGTTCACCAGTACAGCCATGTGCAGCATATTGTTTCTCAAGTAGTTGGCGAGTTACAGGATAATTTAGAAAGCTTTGACGCCCTGCAAGCGGTGTTTCCTGCAGGAACCGTGTCTGGAGCACCCAAAGTCCGAGCCATGCAAATCATCGACGAACTTGAACCATGTAGCCGTGGACCATACGCTGGTGCAGTTGGCTACTTCTCCTACAACGGCAACGCAGACTTTGCCATTTCAATCCGAACACTCTTTGCTAAGGGTGAACACGCGTATGTTCAAGCTGGAGCAGGGATTGTGGCGGATTCAGTGCCGCAGATGGAATGGTTAGAAACCGAGCATAAAGCACAGGCACTGCTAAAAGCCTTGCCACTTGCGGCTGAAAAAAGAAAACTCAAAGTCCTAATAATCGACAACTATGACTCCTTTGTCTACAACTTGGTGCAATATATTGGCGAGTTAGGCGCAGAAACCATAGTGTACCGAAACGACCAAATCAACATTGAACAGTTAACCAAACTGCAACCCGACCGCATCGTAATTTCTCCTGGACCAGGAAACCCCGAAGACACCCGCTACTTTGGCGTTTGCACCCAAATCTTACAGGGCATGAGCAAAAAAATTCCCACATTAGGCGTCTGTCTTGGACATCAGGGCATAATTCACGCTTATGGTGGCAAAATCATCTCCGCAAAAAAGCTCATGCACGGTAAAACCTGCCAAATTAAGCATGACCAAAAAGGCATATTCACCAATGTAACCAACCCATTTACTGCGACAAGGTATCATTCACTTGCGGGTGAACGATGCACCATTCCAGACTGTATCCAAATCACTGCAGAAGCAGTTGATGATGGCGAAATCATGGGCGTGCGGCATCGAGAGTACCCGATTTATGGTGTGCAGTTTCATCCTGAATCCATCCTTTGTCCAGGCGGGAAACAGATAATCAAAAACTTCTTAGAAGGTAAACTGCCATGA
- the trpA gene encoding tryptophan synthase subunit alpha, whose amino-acid sequence MNAIKAVFQKAKTQNSGVLIGYIMAGDPTPEATPKIADALIAGGVDILELGLPFSDPIADGPTIQAASVRALNAGTIPPKVLEIAKQIKTKHDVPVVIMTYYNPVFKMGLETFFAKAKEYSVNGVIVPDLPVEEAYEYKQTADKYGIDTIFLATPATNEHRLAKIVDASSGFLYLVSRYGVTGEKTSLADSTVQLIQRVSTVTTGKVALAVGFGISKPEHVKQVIKAGADAAIVGSTFVNIIQKYNADPENALKELEKTAYGLKEATKKET is encoded by the coding sequence ATGAACGCCATAAAAGCAGTCTTCCAAAAAGCCAAAACCCAAAACAGCGGCGTTTTAATCGGCTACATAATGGCAGGCGACCCCACCCCAGAAGCGACCCCTAAAATCGCTGACGCCTTAATTGCGGGTGGAGTAGACATTTTAGAACTTGGACTACCTTTTTCTGACCCGATAGCAGATGGACCCACCATTCAGGCGGCAAGCGTGCGGGCACTAAATGCCGGAACAATACCGCCCAAGGTGCTGGAAATCGCCAAACAAATCAAAACCAAGCATGACGTGCCAGTTGTAATTATGACGTACTATAACCCCGTCTTCAAAATGGGGCTGGAAACTTTCTTTGCAAAAGCCAAAGAATACAGTGTTAACGGCGTGATTGTGCCTGATTTACCTGTTGAAGAAGCCTATGAATACAAACAAACCGCTGACAAATACGGTATTGATACGATTTTTCTTGCCACTCCAGCCACAAATGAGCACCGCTTAGCCAAAATTGTTGATGCCTCAAGCGGCTTTCTCTATTTAGTCTCGCGATATGGGGTAACAGGAGAAAAAACAAGCCTCGCAGACTCCACCGTGCAACTAATCCAGCGCGTTTCCACCGTGACCACGGGCAAGGTTGCCTTGGCAGTGGGCTTTGGCATCTCCAAACCCGAACATGTAAAGCAAGTGATCAAGGCGGGTGCTGATGCAGCGATTGTGGGCAGTACGTTTGTGAATATCATCCAAAAGTACAATGCAGACCCAGAAAATGCCCTAAAAGAACTTGAAAAAACCGCATACGGCTTAAAAGAGGCAACCAAAAAAGAGACTTAA
- a CDS encoding carboxypeptidase-like regulatory domain-containing protein translates to MKKLQTLIMFLLISSIIVSFLPLSIISAQTSTPETRYKVSGYILDSNGNGISGANIIFNVPDIVPSVYSDSSGYYEMFAPTNIYHVSVWPPFNSNYMNYDQRSFTVTSDVQKNITLNTGCKVYGYVTDTQGAPIVGAVVVLDNYLSGWFTKSDGYYFLAVPAGTYTIDVHPGSGSNSATRSSFPAHYEYNFAVSADTYKNITVNAATTTPTPTNQPAPTSTPTPQPNLPATQLTIEVDASAYQVGSPIKVKGALTDQNGNPLNDKTVVLSYAVGGSDSWYDIGSAQTDSTGQYSIQWIIEASGTFTLKTQYMGDTNYSASSDSMTLSFLPYQEQKVFFVESNSTVTGLNFNSSTSELGFTVSGETGTNGYTRVTIADTLVPNFTGFTVTLDGQQIDCTVTHSGDCWIVTFNYSHSTHQVTINLNAETTPKQTPIDTNLLIAASITTIIIALLGIIALRNRRKNH, encoded by the coding sequence ATGAAAAAACTGCAAACATTGATAATGTTTCTTTTAATTTCAAGCATAATAGTTTCATTTTTACCTTTAAGCATCATTTCCGCCCAAACATCAACCCCAGAAACAAGATACAAAGTTTCAGGCTACATTTTAGACTCAAACGGCAACGGCATCTCAGGAGCAAACATCATCTTTAACGTTCCCGATATTGTCCCGAGCGTCTACTCGGATAGCTCAGGTTACTATGAGATGTTTGCGCCTACAAACATATACCATGTCAGCGTTTGGCCGCCATTCAATTCAAACTACATGAATTATGATCAACGATCCTTCACGGTTACGTCAGACGTTCAAAAAAACATCACTCTTAACACGGGCTGCAAAGTTTACGGGTACGTCACCGACACTCAAGGAGCCCCAATAGTTGGAGCAGTTGTTGTGCTAGACAACTACTTGTCAGGTTGGTTTACAAAAAGTGACGGTTACTATTTCCTTGCCGTTCCCGCAGGAACATATACCATTGATGTACATCCAGGATCAGGCTCCAATTCGGCTACCCGAAGCAGTTTCCCAGCACACTATGAATACAACTTTGCTGTTTCCGCAGACACCTACAAAAACATCACTGTAAATGCAGCAACCACTACACCTACCCCAACAAACCAGCCAGCCCCAACGTCAACGCCAACACCTCAACCAAATCTACCAGCCACACAATTAACAATCGAAGTAGATGCATCAGCTTATCAGGTGGGTTCACCAATCAAAGTAAAAGGTGCATTAACTGACCAAAACGGAAACCCGCTAAATGACAAAACAGTAGTCCTATCATACGCTGTTGGAGGCAGCGACTCATGGTACGATATAGGTTCAGCCCAAACAGATTCAACAGGACAATACAGTATTCAATGGATAATCGAAGCTTCAGGCACATTCACCCTAAAAACACAATATATGGGAGACACAAACTATAGTGCCTCAAGCGATAGCATGACTCTGAGTTTTCTGCCCTATCAAGAACAGAAAGTTTTCTTTGTAGAATCCAACAGCACTGTTACAGGACTCAACTTCAACAGCAGCACCTCAGAATTAGGCTTTACTGTCAGCGGTGAGACAGGAACAAACGGCTACACCAGAGTCACCATAGCAGATACTTTAGTGCCTAACTTCACTGGTTTTACTGTAACGTTGGATGGACAACAAATAGATTGTACCGTAACTCATTCAGGCGACTGCTGGATAGTAACATTCAACTACAGCCACAGTACACACCAAGTAACCATAAACCTAAACGCAGAAACAACCCCAAAACAAACACCAATCGACACCAACCTTCTAATTGCAGCATCAATCACAACAATAATAATTGCATTACTTGGAATCATAGCCCTTAGAAACAGACGTAAAAACCACTAA
- the trpB gene encoding tryptophan synthase subunit beta — translation MDGKYGKYGGRFVPEILMEAINQLEEAYETAKKDPTFQKELDYYLAEFVGRPTPIYYAKNLTEKLGGAKIYLKREDLAHGGAHKINNTLGQSLLAKRMGKTRVIAETGAGQHGVATAIACAALGLKAEVFMGTEDCERQRLNVFRMKLLNAQVHPVDSGTKTLKDSINEAFRDWVTNLQSTYYLIGSTMGPHPYPMMVRDFQSVIGKEIKQQFKQKTGGLPDALVACVGGGSNALGTFYPFEDDPEVALYGVEAAGEGVESGKHSATLAAGSEGILHGMYTYVLQDEYGQISPTHSISAGLDYPGVGPEHSFLKISKRANYTYATDKETVNAFLTLCKLEGILPALESSHAVAYAMKLAPQMKPDQSIVVNLSGRGDKDVETIAKYTGEQI, via the coding sequence ATAGATGGGAAATATGGCAAATATGGTGGACGTTTTGTTCCAGAAATCCTAATGGAAGCTATCAACCAGCTTGAAGAAGCCTACGAAACAGCAAAAAAAGACCCCACCTTCCAAAAAGAACTCGACTACTACCTTGCAGAGTTTGTCGGACGACCCACACCCATATACTACGCTAAAAACCTAACCGAAAAACTTGGAGGCGCCAAAATCTACCTCAAACGCGAAGACCTCGCACACGGTGGCGCACACAAAATCAACAACACCCTTGGACAGTCACTGCTGGCTAAACGCATGGGCAAAACCCGAGTGATAGCCGAAACAGGTGCGGGACAACACGGAGTCGCCACAGCAATAGCCTGTGCTGCATTAGGATTAAAAGCAGAAGTGTTTATGGGCACTGAAGACTGCGAACGCCAACGCCTAAACGTTTTCCGCATGAAACTCCTCAACGCACAGGTTCACCCTGTTGATTCAGGCACTAAAACCCTCAAAGATAGCATCAATGAGGCTTTCCGTGATTGGGTAACCAACCTGCAGTCCACCTATTACCTTATTGGCTCAACCATGGGACCCCATCCATACCCCATGATGGTACGCGATTTCCAAAGCGTTATTGGTAAAGAAATTAAGCAGCAGTTCAAACAGAAAACAGGAGGCTTACCTGATGCCTTAGTGGCTTGCGTTGGGGGTGGAAGCAACGCTTTGGGCACTTTTTATCCCTTTGAAGACGACCCAGAAGTGGCGCTATATGGGGTTGAAGCAGCAGGCGAAGGCGTAGAATCAGGCAAACACTCAGCCACTTTAGCCGCAGGCAGCGAAGGCATACTTCACGGCATGTACACATACGTACTCCAAGACGAGTATGGACAAATCAGCCCCACACATAGCATTTCAGCAGGCTTAGATTACCCTGGCGTTGGACCAGAGCATTCATTTCTAAAAATTTCCAAACGCGCCAACTACACCTACGCAACCGATAAGGAAACCGTGAATGCGTTTTTGACGCTTTGCAAGCTGGAGGGTATTTTGCCAGCGTTGGAATCCTCACATGCCGTCGCGTATGCGATGAAGCTTGCTCCACAGATGAAGCCTGACCAATCTATCGTGGTAAATCTCTCGGGCAGAGGCGATAAGGACGTGGAAACAATAGCAAAATACACAGGTGAACAAATATGA
- the trpD gene encoding anthranilate phosphoribosyltransferase, whose translation MIREGIQKLVNGSDLSPIEAHQIMNEVMTGKATNAQTAAFITALRIKGESVEEITTFASVMKENCIKIHPKVQGRLVDTCGTGGDKIRTFNVSTITAFVIAGAGIPVAKHGNRAVSSNSGSADVLEKLGLNLNMTPQVVEHAIETVGVGFMFAPIFHPAMKYAAEPRREIGIRTIFNMLGPLTNPASANAQLMGVYDPKMVSQIATALGKLGMQEAMVVHGLSGLEEISTVGATSIAHLKDGQVVEKIVSASTFGVKKAKVTDLQLSNPEDNTKIIHQILTGTLKDAKADFVLVNSAAGIVIGGLAETFTEGIELARESIQSGAAYAKLEGLVKASGGDLGKLEELKSDE comes from the coding sequence ATGATTCGGGAAGGCATTCAAAAACTCGTCAACGGCTCAGACCTAAGTCCTATTGAAGCCCACCAGATAATGAATGAGGTTATGACAGGTAAAGCCACAAACGCACAAACCGCTGCTTTCATTACTGCACTACGAATCAAAGGCGAATCAGTAGAGGAAATCACCACTTTTGCATCTGTTATGAAAGAAAACTGCATAAAAATTCATCCCAAAGTGCAGGGACGCTTAGTTGACACATGCGGAACTGGCGGCGACAAAATCAGAACCTTCAACGTCAGCACCATAACAGCATTTGTGATTGCAGGCGCGGGAATCCCAGTGGCTAAACATGGCAACAGGGCAGTATCCAGCAATAGTGGAAGCGCAGATGTGCTGGAAAAGCTTGGATTAAACCTCAACATGACCCCGCAGGTAGTGGAACATGCTATTGAAACTGTAGGTGTAGGTTTTATGTTTGCTCCAATTTTTCATCCAGCCATGAAGTACGCTGCTGAACCCCGACGGGAAATCGGCATCCGAACAATCTTTAACATGCTGGGACCATTAACTAATCCTGCAAGCGCCAACGCGCAACTAATGGGTGTTTATGACCCAAAAATGGTTTCCCAAATCGCAACCGCACTTGGCAAGTTGGGAATGCAAGAAGCTATGGTTGTGCATGGACTTAGCGGGTTGGAGGAGATTTCAACTGTTGGAGCAACCAGCATTGCGCACCTAAAAGATGGACAGGTCGTGGAAAAAATTGTTTCAGCCAGCACCTTTGGAGTAAAAAAAGCCAAAGTAACTGACCTACAACTATCAAATCCAGAGGACAACACCAAAATAATCCACCAAATCCTAACGGGCACCCTCAAAGATGCAAAGGCAGACTTTGTTTTAGTCAACAGTGCCGCTGGAATAGTTATTGGCGGATTAGCAGAGACATTCACAGAAGGCATTGAACTCGCTCGAGAATCCATCCAGAGTGGAGCGGCATACGCCAAACTGGAAGGGCTGGTTAAGGCGTCGGGTGGCGATTTGGGCAAACTTGAGGAGCTGAAGTCTGATGAGTGA